In the Paenibacillus pabuli genome, one interval contains:
- a CDS encoding amino acid permease yields MESKQLSRGLKPRHVELIALGGTIGVGLFMGSASTIKWAGPSVLLAYLLAGIIIFFVMRIMGEMLIQEPVTGSFATFAHKYISPLAGFLTAWSYWFLWVTVGMAEVTAIGIYVGYWFPDIPQWLPALAGVLIIAAANLAAVKYYGEFEFWFAMIKVTAIVFMIVIGTGLIFFGLGNGGEPIGLSNLVSHGGFFPGGLKGFLFALCIVTAAYQGVEMVGITAGEAENPKQTLRKAIKNIVWRILIFYVGAIFVIVTLYPWNEVGQTGSPFVLTFAKVGIVAAAGIINFVVLTAAMSGCNSGIYSAGRMLYTLAENGQAPAFFKKLSKGGVPRNSIVITISLLLIGVILNYLMPNSKLFLYIYSASVLPGMVPWFALAFSQFRFRKRWGKEMGEHNFKSKWFPISNYIIIVYLILVIIGMAFNPDTRLPLIVGATFMAIVVIGYFIFGVGKKQRVDGGEDQ; encoded by the coding sequence TTGGAATCGAAGCAACTATCTAGAGGGCTAAAGCCCCGTCACGTAGAGCTGATTGCACTCGGGGGTACAATCGGCGTTGGATTGTTCATGGGATCGGCGAGTACGATCAAATGGGCAGGTCCTTCGGTGCTGCTGGCCTATCTGCTGGCCGGGATCATTATCTTTTTTGTCATGCGTATTATGGGAGAGATGTTGATTCAGGAGCCTGTCACCGGATCCTTTGCCACATTTGCTCATAAATATATCAGTCCGCTTGCGGGGTTCCTGACTGCCTGGAGTTACTGGTTCCTCTGGGTAACGGTGGGGATGGCGGAAGTTACGGCGATCGGCATTTATGTCGGATACTGGTTTCCGGATATTCCGCAATGGCTGCCGGCACTGGCTGGCGTGCTCATTATTGCGGCGGCGAATCTGGCTGCGGTTAAATATTACGGTGAGTTTGAATTCTGGTTTGCCATGATTAAGGTAACAGCCATTGTGTTCATGATCGTCATCGGAACCGGCTTAATCTTCTTCGGTCTGGGTAACGGCGGGGAGCCGATCGGATTATCGAACCTCGTGAGTCATGGGGGCTTTTTCCCTGGAGGGCTCAAAGGATTCTTATTTGCTCTATGTATTGTGACGGCAGCCTATCAGGGCGTGGAAATGGTCGGCATTACGGCCGGGGAAGCGGAGAATCCGAAGCAAACACTGCGTAAAGCCATCAAAAATATTGTATGGCGTATTCTTATCTTTTATGTAGGGGCCATCTTTGTCATCGTGACACTGTACCCCTGGAATGAAGTGGGACAGACGGGAAGCCCGTTTGTACTCACATTTGCCAAGGTCGGTATCGTGGCTGCTGCGGGCATTATCAACTTCGTGGTGCTCACGGCGGCAATGTCAGGATGTAACAGTGGAATTTACAGTGCGGGACGTATGTTATACACGCTTGCGGAGAATGGACAGGCACCTGCCTTTTTCAAAAAGCTGTCCAAAGGCGGGGTTCCACGCAACAGCATCGTTATTACGATCTCCCTGTTGCTGATCGGTGTAATATTGAACTACCTGATGCCGAATTCCAAACTGTTCCTGTATATCTACAGTGCAAGTGTTCTTCCGGGGATGGTGCCATGGTTCGCACTGGCCTTCAGCCAGTTCCGGTTCAGAAAGCGCTGGGGTAAAGAGATGGGTGAACACAACTTCAAGTCCAAATGGTTCCCCATCAGCAACTACATTATTATTGTGTATCTGATCCTCGTTATCATCGGGATGGCGTTTAACCCGGATACACGCTTGCCCCTGATTGTAGGTGCGACCTTTATGGCCATCGTGGTGATCGGATATTTCATATTCGGTGTTGGAAAAAAACAGCGTGTAGATGGCGGAGAAGATCAGTAA